aaagagctgaatggtttttttttttcttcagatgacCATATTTCAACTGACTGCTGAGCCACAGAAAGCAGCTAATCGTCACCCATTTCTATGTCTTCCTGTAATTTTTCCACCATCTTCTCTTCCAGCTTCTTGGCTTTTCCTGCGTGCAAACAGGCTTGTTAGTAATAGGCTCACATCTTATAATggctctgcatttattttttccttttctaatCCATGACCACACCcatacaaaaacaagaaatatgGCCCCACCTGCTGGTGCAGAGTGAAATGGCAACAATGACTTAATTCTCCATTTAGGTAGACCAAGGGAAATTTCATTTGAGTTCACATAAACTCCCTTACTTaacaagcaaacatttttttttctcccaaataAATTTCCCATCCCTTAAATTATTTCTGCCCTGTTACTGCTTCACAGTGATTAATAGTGCTTGCTTAACCTTGCTTTTTATAATCAGAGGACATTTACAAATGTGCATATCCTCTGATAAAAACCAAGGTTTTCGGAAAAGAATTAGCAACAAGAACACATGCTTAATGAAAAGCCAATGGGATAGAAATACTCATTGCATATTCCCACAAGCCTTGCCTTGCAATGAACTCAATCCAATAGTACACTTGGTCAATTTGACAGGACCATTAAAGTGTTTGTTAGGAAAACATCCAGTGTGAATTTCTCATGCTTGAAAGCACAAATTTGAGATGAGATTTCTTCACCCAAACCATGTGTCATTGTGGCTAACCAGCCAAAAAGCTCAAATTTGCGGTTCAGCTGAACTAGACTCGGCTGTATCAATAGGGTTTAACTcctacaaatacaaattatgcACACAAGCAGCAGAACAAACAACCAATAAGTTATTGATATTCTAAATGACGTTAATTACTAACAGCCAAAAGCTGCTTCAGTGGTGTATAATTGCGATCTACAACTTCACATGCAGAAGTGACAACAGAGACGGTCAGGATTCAAAAACACTCTTCTACATATACATTCTCACACTGAGAAAATGGGACAGAGGACAGGAAAAATGACAGTTTAGTTATCCCTCTTGGAAAGGGGAGGGTGCGGTCTGGGACAGATTGAAAGCAAAGACAGGAGACTCACCTGCGTGTGGGGCTTTGATTAGGTGAATGTTCTTCTTCACTTCGTTGATCGCCTCTTCCTTCTCCAACTGTTTGCCCTTCTTCAGTCTTTGAGAGCAGGAGGCAAGGCAGTGCATCAGAATCAAGGCCCGACACGTGCATCACTAATGCTTCCTCCTCCCAACATGATAAATAAGGGACAGCGTGCATGTAGGACGACCCTACGCCATCTGCTTTCCCCATTTAAAAGGCTTTTTTATGATCCAAGGACACTGTGACTTTGTATTACAAAGCGGAGCACAGCCATCTCCATACTACAAGAAATGGTATTACACATTGTAAAGGTGTAGTACGCTGGTCAAATAGTTTAAGTCCCAGCAGTGAACAATAAgttatttgttttctgcttttacaGTGTTAAAagtatttgtttaaatgttaaagGTGCCCTAAAATACAGAAGCACAACATGCTCAAAACACTCAATGTAAATAATACAGTTTAACCATAAAACTGCATTAATGCCAGGGCTCTAcactacatttttttccaagaagCACGTGCTCCTAcgttgaaaaatttaggaatACACCAATATATCCCAATTGGTAGAAGCCTGCTACATGGAAAAACTAATTTACGAGTACCTAATTTTTCAAGAGGAAATgatcctaaaatgggagcattGTCAAGCTCTGAATACCCACACCAGATGGTTCGGATCCACGACATTAGATATACTAGTATGTCAACATTATACAATATGCTAAATTGGCCAATTTCTTCAATCAAGAACACATTAATAGCggttaaaagtattttaataaggTATTTAATAAGGTGATACCTCAATACCCTTTATTATATATACCCACACCTCAATATCCTTTATTTACACCAATACTTGTAAATATACAGTTTACCATTTcacaacactttcatttttaaaggcaCCAACTCTATGTAAATCAGGATTAGTTGCactgaatgaacaaaaacagcagataaaacattttcagttttggtcTAGCGGCATATTGCTACCATCTGTATGTCCAGTCAAAAACAGTCAATCCTCACCTGTTCATGATAAACCGGGCCTGTCGCTTCTGTTTAATTTCTTCCACCTTCTTCATTGCTTCCACTGAATTGGAccaatgtcaaaacaaaaacatatttttacagaatGCTCCTTAGATTAATTGCAATCGATTGCCAGCTAGATACATTTGGGATTCCATCAGCGCCTATTGATATGACTATCGTGTAAAAACGTGCGCATAAAGTACAACTATATATAACCTTATTAACATCAAGTGCTTCAACACACAATGAAATGGGATGCAAGCGGTCCAACATAACAGCTATGTGGACCCAAAACTAAAGCAACAACTGGTTATGGTAGTCTCATTTTGACATGAAAAATAGATGATTCGATTACCCGTCTTGTTCCACAACAGCCTCTGGTATTTCAGTGGAATATTTCTGCGCTTCTCAAACTCAAGAGAGTTATCCTGCGAAAAGAAAGGAATTGTTCAACGccatacaattttaaaaatcatcagGACCGGAGCGTCATGAGTGTTGGGATTTAATTACTCATACTCACTACTGTCAACTCCTTGCCGGCGGCCTTTCTGAAAGCTTTAGTCCACCTGGTCTTCCTTGGGTTACGCTTCTTCTTGAAgtttttgtgacattttgatttgcAGAACCGGAACACCTTTAAAAAGACCAGAGACGCTGCTGGTTTAACACGAGCTAACATTAAGGGGTTTATGGTGACTGGGTTTGTGGTGACTTAGCGGTTTTAACTACACTAGTTCATTGTTGGAAATCTGTCTTCTTTAAGTTAATGATGTAATAGCGCTTTAGCTGAGCCATACAGCATGCTACCTGTACCATAGATTTCCAACAATTCACCAGTCGACTGGCTACATACGCTGGCTATGGTGCAGAGCAGTACAGTTGTAGTTGGCTACACATGCTAACTGTCCACCCGATTTATGCAACACGTGGCTACTCAGGTAAATATCGGTATTTAATAAGAACTTGCCAAACCGTAAAAATGACACATTCGTACGTGTTCTAACTTAACTAACTGAAACCTAACTTGTTTTGTTTCCATCTTTTCTGGAAAGCGCTTCCAACGCAATGTATGAAAACCCCtgtataataacaataatcgtTGTCAACATGGCTACTGTAGACGCCTGAAGtgagctagctaactagctataaCTAAGCAAGCTACTAGTACTACCGTGTTCCATTATGTTACCATATTTGCAAACGATATGAATAAGGACTCTTACCTTGCAGTCGTTCCGTACAAACATCATCCCATGTCCGGGATATACCGGTCCGGAGCAGAAATAACACTTCTCAATGcgcatattttatattttgagttACTAATCACGTACAACTGTAGCTTCGCCCttccacacacaaacgcacgttTTAAAAGAAGGAAGTTGCGACATCGAGTTTCCGGTGAAAAGATCCAGAGGAAACTGTACGATACTAAAGCGATTACTCAGTTGCTGATAGCTGCCTGATTTACTTTGAAAGTTCCGGTTTCTATAACACGAATTTCCCCAGTGTTATATACATTTATCTGGAAATTATTCAAGCGATTGAaagctttttaattttatttcgtCTGTATAAATAATGAGCCAAAGAGCATGTCTATATGACCACCCTGAGTTAGAGGCCAGAACGGTGGTTAAGAGCTGCCCATACTGCCCCCTGGTGAATATTTGTGGGGTCAGTAAACGTACTTTCAATATTTCTCGCCTACAAAAAAGCCAACAAATCATGAAAACATATAGATTAATGTCTCACTGTTATTTTAAAGTAGACTGTTGTGCTCCATTCGTCTCTGCCTTTTTACTCGTATCAGTCTTATTGTTCgccattttgcagtgtttaattgtttaaatgtatatattcttCTCCTGACATGCTTTTGTAGATGCTTTTCTGCAATAAAAACCCGTTTATGAACGCTATGGATTAGTTTTAATGAGAACGTTTAAAATCAGTTTGATTGTAACGTCACATTCTACAGATACCTTGACTCTTCTCCAATTTTGTATCTGAATATAAGAAgctgctattatttatttttttctaagtaatgtaatataaagtgTAAACGTTTTATGGATAtagtaaaaatgaaatcatataGGGTATAAATAAGAAATTGATCTATGGATCCTTTGATAGTATAGGCAAGGCTATATTATACACTAAATGAAAAGTTCACTGGCCGCGTGATATATTGTTCATATGAAACAAGCCTTCGAATAAATTTCACCTGAACAAGTCTAAATTTAGCTAATTTATTTTGAGGACCAAATTCTGATGGACTTAGCTACTGAAATG
Above is a genomic segment from Anguilla rostrata isolate EN2019 chromosome 16, ASM1855537v3, whole genome shotgun sequence containing:
- the rsl24d1 gene encoding probable ribosome biogenesis protein RLP24, with the protein product MRIEKCYFCSGPVYPGHGMMFVRNDCKVFRFCKSKCHKNFKKKRNPRKTRWTKAFRKAAGKELTVDNSLEFEKRRNIPLKYQRLLWNKTVEAMKKVEEIKQKRQARFIMNRLKKGKQLEKEEAINEVKKNIHLIKAPHAGKAKKLEEKMVEKLQEDIEMGDD